The genomic interval CCTCACAGggatatttatttatcaaaaggGACTAGTAAACCATTGGATGCTGAAAGTCTCAACGTAAGTCACACTGTTAAGAGAGTTAAGAGACTCGTCTTTCAAAAATTACATTGCATATTCAGATTGAtggcatttcatttttaaataaatgtgtaatTGGTGAACACACCTAAAAATTGGGAAAATTATGCTTTCAAAGCCACCTTAATTACTTAAGCAATTAATTTTCCCCAGGTAGCTGGAAACAGTTAACACTTTGCTTCCTGTATTATTCACTTCACAGCAATCTGAGCACACACTACCCTTCCTTTCCACTTCCATTTGAAGTTCCTCAGGGCACCTTTAACTCTCAAATTTGCCTCTCCAAACACTGGGAATCAAGGGCCCTCTTATCCTAAGATTCTAAATTTAGACTGATAGTGACAtctcccactttaaaaaaaatcagccccaCAATCTGAGCAGCAAGTAACTCACTGGGATCACTCATCATGAGCCGATGTAGTAATAAGTGCTTTACACAAACATCAGATGTTACCCTTAAAATAGTGAGCTCACAGGCAAGAAACTTCATATAACCAGAAAACAATAGTTCTTATATGCCTTTATTTGGTAACTTACAAGCAATTTTTAATTTGTCCTTCAAAAGTTAACCGGTGTCTGCTTTGTACTTCTCACCTCCAAGAGGAGACAGTATTTAGCatttgattaaaacaaaaaaaaccaccacaCACAAAAGGGGAGGGGGATGACCATAACTACAAATAATCTTCCACTGAACTCCGTTGTTACAAAACTTCCAAGCTCGTTTTTCTTCCAGATGCTTTCTTAGACAGCTGTAGAAGCTGatagttttacatttatgtgttcAAAACTTCTATGCTTCTATTTCACTCATAGATCCTCCGAGGTTCCTGTAGCACTACACCACCTTCTGTCATGGCACTTTGTAAGCGTTtcatcttgttttaaaaatcagggggaaaaaaaaggaaaaaataaagctcaTCAGTAAGCTGAAAATAAACTTTGCTTTCCAAGAGACAAAGAAATAACAACTGATGTGCTCTTGCTAACTTCCCAGCCTACACTGGTTGTTCAGAGAAGGATCTTAAGAATGACACaggtaagaaaaaaaggaattgagAAATGTCAGGGATCAGCAGCATTCTGAAATACATCACAAGATGTCAATACATAAACATGATGACATGATGGGCTAGAGAATCAGTCACTCTGAAATCAACCAAACAATGACTCTGACCTCAGTTCATTTGTGTATAGAACAGGAATAATTGGTCCCTAACGCTAGACTgctgtaaggattaaataagGTAATGTCAGAATACTCACCCCAGGGTCCAAAATGGAGAACACTTGGAAACTATTATTATATAAGTACCTAACATCAAGAATCAATACAATgcctcttagaattttttttcagtgccagcaatcaaactcagggcctcacacatgctagggaagccctctacctctgagctacatcccaagccctaaaatacttttttagtaaacacaaatggaaacaaaaataccAAGTCTGGGGGCTAAGGTtctagctcagtgataagagaaGTTGCaaagcacgtgtgaggcactgggttcaattttcagcagtgcatataaatgaacaaacaaataaataaaaaaaaaggtccatcaacaactaaaaaatattgaaaaaaaaaaaaaaataccgagTCTGAAGCTGCCTCCCAAGGGGTTGGCTGGTAGACCATGAAGTTGATTCCTGCCTCTAAGCACCGCTCTGCCAGCACTCGTCCTATGCTCTCACAAGCAACCACATTTCTGGTTCTGTAAAGATGCTTTTTAATAGCCCATTCACGAGTAGATGCTGAAACCACAACCTTGCCATTTCGATGCTCTACAATCGCTTCTACATGATGCTGAGTCTTTATAACTCGCAGTCTaaatgggaagagaagaggaTAAAAGTCAAAAaactatccatctatccatcctaAAGTTAAGTTACTTCAAGTGAATGAATGCCTAAGTATCCCTTGAGAATTCAATGGATGGTTGATTTACTTCAACATACTTACTTGGCTTTTTACTTGAGACAGGTGTTTTCCCTGTCTTTAATGATACTATTCTCaataacaataaatcaaatatttgCACTTACCCTCAAGTATCAAGGAGAAACTTGGTATTTCTGAAGAGCTGAGTCTTACTTTTTATACATATACTTCAAAAATG from Ictidomys tridecemlineatus isolate mIctTri1 chromosome 8, mIctTri1.hap1, whole genome shotgun sequence carries:
- the Mrpl18 gene encoding large ribosomal subunit protein uL18m, which encodes MALRPRLWKLVLVRRNLERGFAALCTTPAAEPHAEPLGNEAVAPEFTNRNPRNLELLAVARKERGWGTVWPSREFWHRLRVIKTQHHVEAIVEHRNGKVVVSASTREWAIKKHLYRTRNVVACESIGRVLAERCLEAGINFMVYQPTPWEAASDSMKRLQSAMTEGGVVLQEPRRIYE